The following coding sequences are from one Rutidosis leptorrhynchoides isolate AG116_Rl617_1_P2 chromosome 11, CSIRO_AGI_Rlap_v1, whole genome shotgun sequence window:
- the LOC139874744 gene encoding benzyl alcohol O-benzoyltransferase-like: protein MWERGEGHPNTKVLVYYYPFAGRLKEDETGKLMVDCTSKGVLYIEAEADVSLKILGDILHPPFSYSEKLLDEVPGYNGILNSPLLMFQVTRFICGGFTVGVRLNHTMSDAIGFMQFMTALGEMIKGELKPTVFPVWQRDVLYARDPPRVTCTHHEYDDQLTSKNEILGKILLSSDIVQQSFFFGPVEMSAIRRFVPTHLQNCTTFELLTACLWRCRTLALQLNPEQEMRMTCPVNVRKFKSIIPLGYYGNAIAKLVAISPARDVCDKPLGYALELIRLGKAGLWWAYKSVHTIF, encoded by the exons atgtgggaaaggGGTGAAGGTCACCCCAACACAAAGGTGCTTGTTTACTATTATCCATTCGCTGGTCGCCTCAAGGAAGATGAGACGGGGAAGCTGATGGTTGATTGCACTAGCAAAGGCGTGTTGTATATTGAGGCAGAAGCGGATGTTTCTCTGAAAATATTAGGAGACATACTTCACCCGCCGTTTTCGTATTCTGAAAAGCTACTTGATGAAGTTCCTGGATATAATGGCATCCTTAACTCACCATTGTTGATGTTTCAG GTGACAAGATTTATATGTGGAGGTTTTACTGTCGGTGTTCGACTCAACCACACCATGAGCGATGCTATAGGTTTTATGCAGTTTATGACAGCATTAGGTGAAATGATAaaaggagaattaaaaccaacggTGTTTCCTGTGTGGCAAAGGGATGTGCTTTATGCACGGGACCCACCACGCGTGACATGTACTCACCACGAGTATGATGATCAACTAACTAGCAAAAACGAGATCTTGGGTAAAATCTTGTTATCGAGTGACATAGTTCAACAATCGTTTTTCTTTGGTCCTGTGGAAATGTCAGCAATTCGTAGGTTTGTTCCAACACATCTACAAAATTGTACCACTTTTGAGTTGTTGACTGCATGTCTCTGGCGTTGTCGTACACTTGCTCTTCAGCTAAATCCAGAACAAGAGATGCGTATGACATGCCCAGTCAACGTACGCAAGTTCAAATCTATCATCCCTTTAGGATATTATGGAAATGCCATTGCTAAACTAGTTGCTATCTCCCCGGCTAGAGACGTATGTGACAAACCATTAGGCTACGCGTTGGAACTTATTAGGTTGGGGAAAGCAGGCCTATGGTGGGCCTATAAAAGTGTGCACACCATTTTCTAG